Proteins from one Haloarchaeobius litoreus genomic window:
- a CDS encoding alcohol dehydrogenase catalytic domain-containing protein, with translation MRAMQVTEAGEFELVERPVPAPDADEVRIAVAACGVCRGDGHVCEGGTAHVDYPRVPGHEFVGYIDAVGERVTDWDERDRVGVGWHGGHCFTCGPCRDGEFVLCENKPVTGMHRDGGYAEYATASASALATIPEGPDAATTAPLLCAGLTSFNALRNADVRPGDLVAVVGIGGLGHLALQYAHEAGFETVAVSRGSEKRETALELGAAHFVDSEAQDPAEALTELGGADLVFATAPASDAIAAAIDGLGPNGEVLTVGIPDEPVPVEVGSLTSTRGSFSGWASGTPSDAEDTVAFGARRGIETTVETFDLADAEAAYRAMDSGEVRYRAVVLP, from the coding sequence ATGCGCGCGATGCAGGTGACCGAGGCCGGCGAGTTCGAACTCGTCGAGCGCCCAGTTCCAGCGCCCGACGCGGACGAGGTCCGCATCGCGGTCGCGGCCTGCGGCGTCTGTCGCGGCGACGGCCACGTCTGCGAGGGCGGGACAGCCCACGTCGACTATCCGCGGGTCCCGGGTCACGAGTTCGTCGGCTACATCGACGCCGTCGGTGAGCGCGTCACCGACTGGGACGAGCGCGACCGCGTCGGCGTCGGCTGGCACGGCGGCCACTGCTTCACCTGCGGGCCCTGCCGCGACGGCGAGTTCGTCCTCTGCGAGAACAAGCCCGTCACAGGGATGCACCGCGACGGCGGCTACGCCGAGTACGCAACCGCCAGCGCCTCGGCGCTGGCCACCATCCCCGAGGGGCCCGACGCCGCGACGACCGCGCCGCTGCTCTGTGCCGGGTTGACATCGTTCAACGCGCTCCGGAACGCCGACGTGCGCCCGGGCGACCTCGTCGCCGTCGTCGGTATCGGCGGGCTCGGCCACCTCGCGCTCCAGTACGCCCACGAGGCCGGCTTCGAGACGGTCGCGGTCTCCCGGGGAAGCGAGAAGCGCGAGACGGCCCTGGAACTCGGCGCGGCGCACTTCGTCGACAGCGAAGCGCAGGACCCGGCCGAGGCCCTCACCGAACTCGGCGGCGCGGACCTCGTGTTCGCCACCGCCCCCGCGAGCGACGCCATCGCCGCCGCCATCGACGGCCTCGGTCCGAACGGCGAGGTCCTCACCGTCGGTATCCCCGACGAACCAGTCCCCGTCGAGGTCGGGAGCCTCACGTCCACGCGGGGCAGCTTCTCGGGCTGGGCGTCGGGCACCCCGAGCGACGCCGAGGACACCGTCGCCTTCGGCGCGCGTCGCGGTATCGAGACCACCGTCGAGACGTTCGACCTCGCCGACGCGGAGGCAGCCTACCGGGCGATGGACTCCGGCGAGGTTCGGTATCGGGCCGTCGTCCTGCCGTAG
- a CDS encoding XdhC family protein, protein MHDTTADPWSATALDVQRRLSSLRESGEPGAVATVVGVEGSAYRRPGAKMVLTPEGDHLGGITAGCLEGPVVDLAGRVFESGEPVIETFDLMDDDEWGLGLGCNGVIDVLVEPVDDSWDPVLAALDAGESVATVTAVDGDAPLGARAVVRTDGSVTAPSDRTGLPDAVVEAIRDEAVDCAETGTWIARTVTTDEGDVTVFVDGVEPAPEMLVFGGQPDTGPVSSLARHVGFAVTVATARGGHADPERFPAADEVVSLRPADLDEHVDERTAVVLMSHNKLDDELALASVLETDAPYVGLMGPRERFEQIREELAADGVEFTDEQLARVATPVGLDVGGGEPVQIALSIVSEALAVLNGRGGGRLRDREGAIHGEREIIVDD, encoded by the coding sequence ATGCACGACACCACGGCGGACCCCTGGAGTGCGACGGCACTCGACGTCCAGCGGCGGCTGTCGTCGCTCCGCGAATCGGGCGAGCCGGGCGCGGTGGCGACGGTGGTCGGCGTCGAGGGCTCGGCGTACCGCCGGCCGGGGGCGAAGATGGTACTGACACCCGAGGGCGACCACCTCGGCGGCATCACCGCCGGCTGTCTGGAGGGGCCGGTCGTCGACCTCGCGGGCCGCGTGTTCGAGTCCGGCGAACCGGTCATCGAGACGTTCGACCTGATGGACGACGACGAATGGGGGCTGGGGCTGGGCTGCAACGGCGTCATCGACGTGCTCGTCGAACCGGTCGACGACTCGTGGGACCCGGTACTCGCCGCGCTCGACGCGGGCGAGAGCGTCGCGACGGTCACCGCCGTGGACGGCGACGCACCGCTCGGCGCGCGCGCCGTCGTCCGCACCGACGGCTCGGTCACCGCGCCGTCGGACCGGACGGGCCTGCCCGACGCGGTCGTCGAGGCGATCCGCGACGAGGCGGTCGACTGCGCCGAGACGGGCACCTGGATCGCCCGCACCGTCACGACCGACGAGGGCGACGTGACGGTGTTCGTCGACGGCGTCGAGCCGGCACCGGAGATGCTCGTCTTCGGCGGCCAGCCCGACACCGGGCCGGTCTCGTCCCTCGCCCGACACGTCGGCTTCGCGGTGACCGTGGCGACCGCCCGCGGCGGCCACGCCGACCCGGAGCGGTTCCCCGCCGCAGACGAGGTGGTGTCGCTGCGGCCTGCGGACCTCGACGAGCACGTCGACGAGCGGACGGCGGTGGTGCTGATGAGCCACAACAAGCTCGACGACGAGCTCGCGCTCGCCTCGGTGCTGGAGACCGACGCGCCCTACGTCGGCCTGATGGGCCCCAGAGAGCGCTTCGAACAGATCCGCGAGGAGCTCGCCGCCGACGGCGTCGAGTTCACCGACGAACAGCTCGCCCGGGTCGCCACCCCGGTCGGCCTCGACGTCGGCGGCGGCGAGCCGGTCCAGATCGCCCTCAGCATCGTCAGCGAGGCGCTCGCCGTGCTGAACGGGCGCGGCGGCGGCCGGCTCCGCGACCGGGAGGGTGCCATCCACGGGGAACGGGAGATCATCGTCGACGACTGA
- a CDS encoding DUF5800 family protein, whose protein sequence is MTTLSFDDDGCDVVYEGTEFRLERALIEEAIEKDYRDVTDHEVLQMVEESPDLQGEPRRIGDII, encoded by the coding sequence ATGACAACCCTCTCGTTCGACGACGACGGCTGCGACGTGGTGTACGAAGGCACCGAGTTCCGACTCGAGCGCGCGCTCATCGAGGAGGCCATAGAGAAGGACTACCGCGACGTGACGGACCACGAGGTGCTCCAGATGGTCGAGGAGAGCCCCGACCTGCAGGGCGAGCCGCGACGCATCGGCGACATCATCTGA
- a CDS encoding UPF0058 family protein has protein sequence MRKQELLHVHQLLSLVRRNLETGESVPPDAFAAYDALGVGPNACNRNKRDHEVAIHRLLAGIETVIEARTGDDTADPPLVH, from the coding sequence ATGCGTAAACAAGAGCTCCTCCACGTACACCAGCTGTTGAGCCTGGTGCGGCGGAATCTAGAGACGGGGGAGTCGGTTCCACCCGACGCGTTCGCCGCCTACGACGCCCTCGGCGTCGGCCCGAACGCGTGCAACCGGAACAAACGAGATCACGAAGTCGCCATCCACCGCCTGCTCGCCGGCATCGAGACCGTCATCGAGGCGCGCACCGGAGACGACACCGCGGACCCGCCGCTGGTCCACTAA
- a CDS encoding polymer-forming cytoskeletal protein, translated as MSLSTDPLDELSIPDGTTVEEHDLVTDGDVLMGGRSTVEFGIRGRNVLAGEGVRIGGGVEAEADCRLDMWSDVAGNVLVGRDAFIGERTHIGGQLMVSGDLDVGDDVDIEDGFEANGWIVIRNPMPTIVFLFVYLKQLMLLGEEEAAQNLVNELSDEEDPDEPPLIVPRGATVSDDAWRVSTPASIGDECRLHGNIRAESIAVGEDCNIFGSLRAKHDIYIGEGTRVHGDVTTRKGEVRIAPGALVLGDVSCSDLELSKGAEVDGTMRARGNITMQGIARRDVE; from the coding sequence GTGTCGCTGAGTACGGACCCACTCGACGAACTCTCCATTCCCGACGGGACGACGGTGGAAGAGCACGACCTCGTGACCGACGGTGACGTGCTCATGGGCGGTCGCTCGACCGTCGAGTTCGGCATCCGGGGACGGAACGTCCTCGCGGGCGAGGGGGTCCGCATCGGCGGTGGCGTCGAAGCAGAGGCGGACTGCCGCCTCGACATGTGGTCCGACGTGGCCGGGAACGTCCTCGTCGGCCGCGACGCGTTCATCGGCGAGCGGACCCACATCGGCGGCCAGCTCATGGTCTCGGGCGACCTCGACGTCGGCGACGACGTGGACATCGAGGACGGCTTCGAGGCCAACGGCTGGATCGTCATCCGGAACCCGATGCCGACCATCGTCTTCCTGTTCGTCTACCTCAAGCAGCTGATGCTGCTCGGGGAGGAGGAGGCCGCACAGAATCTCGTGAACGAACTGTCCGACGAGGAGGACCCCGACGAGCCGCCGCTCATCGTCCCGCGCGGCGCGACGGTGAGCGACGACGCCTGGCGCGTCTCCACGCCGGCGTCCATCGGCGACGAGTGCCGGCTCCACGGCAACATCCGCGCCGAGTCCATCGCGGTCGGCGAGGACTGCAACATCTTCGGCAGTCTGCGCGCGAAGCACGACATCTACATCGGCGAGGGCACCCGCGTCCACGGCGACGTGACCACCCGCAAGGGCGAGGTCCGCATCGCCCCCGGCGCGCTCGTCCTCGGCGACGTCTCCTGCTCGGACCTGGAGCTCTCGAAGGGCGCGGAGGTCGACGGGACGATGCGCGCCCGCGGCAACATCACGATGCAGGGCATCGCGCGGC
- a CDS encoding glycosyltransferase family 87 protein encodes MDRRTTPRLVLLAAVVVGCIMLGSLALKRPGDLGLDLAVYRSAADAWLSGGALYEVSPARAPEFTFLYPPVAVLLFVPFAVVPGSIALVAFSALNVAAGLTLAWIIVRYLRESGVGLSRVDVALLGAACTVSGYRSASIYFSQVNVFLALALAVGFVALERERVALAGTALALPAFLKLFPVVVGAWLLRRRAWRAVGAAVAVGLGLHLLGAVLFGPELVTTYVEVAVTERTGVDAFAGGLAATETYLTLHRAGSHLVGGGSVARYGFAAAVLLPALAVCYRDVSTPDRRLTAWFATLVAMLLGFPSYQVYIGLLLFPLLALLYLFPAGRARQVFLVGAALSTTVYAGGEFVAAAAAVPAVGGLLAGVLRPVLTLAAPATYGLLCCHAACVTFHLPAVDDGLAG; translated from the coding sequence ATGGACCGGCGCACGACCCCGCGGCTGGTGCTGCTGGCGGCGGTCGTCGTCGGCTGCATCATGCTCGGGTCGCTCGCGCTGAAGCGCCCCGGCGACCTCGGCCTCGACCTCGCGGTGTACCGGTCCGCCGCCGACGCGTGGCTCTCCGGCGGGGCGCTCTACGAGGTCTCGCCGGCCCGCGCACCCGAGTTCACGTTCCTCTACCCGCCGGTGGCAGTCCTGCTCTTCGTCCCGTTCGCGGTCGTGCCCGGGTCGATCGCGCTCGTGGCCTTCTCGGCGCTGAACGTCGCTGCAGGGCTCACGCTGGCGTGGATAATCGTCCGTTATCTGCGCGAGTCTGGCGTCGGCCTCTCCCGCGTCGACGTGGCGCTGCTGGGGGCGGCCTGCACGGTGTCGGGCTACCGGAGCGCGTCGATCTACTTCTCACAGGTGAACGTGTTCCTCGCGCTGGCGCTGGCGGTCGGGTTCGTCGCGCTGGAGCGCGAGCGGGTGGCGCTGGCGGGCACCGCGCTGGCGCTTCCGGCGTTCCTGAAGCTGTTCCCGGTGGTCGTCGGCGCGTGGCTGCTCCGGCGGCGGGCGTGGCGGGCTGTCGGTGCGGCGGTCGCCGTCGGGCTCGGCCTGCACCTGCTCGGGGCGGTGCTGTTCGGGCCGGAGCTCGTGACGACCTACGTCGAGGTCGCCGTGACCGAGCGGACGGGCGTCGATGCGTTCGCGGGCGGGCTCGCAGCGACGGAGACGTACCTCACGCTCCACCGGGCGGGTTCGCACCTCGTCGGCGGGGGGAGCGTGGCGCGATACGGGTTCGCCGCCGCGGTGCTGCTCCCGGCGCTCGCGGTCTGCTACCGGGACGTTTCGACGCCGGACCGGCGGCTCACGGCGTGGTTCGCGACGCTCGTCGCGATGCTGCTCGGCTTCCCGTCGTATCAGGTGTACATCGGGCTCCTCCTGTTCCCGCTGTTGGCGCTGCTGTACCTGTTCCCGGCGGGCCGTGCCCGGCAGGTGTTCCTCGTCGGCGCGGCGCTGTCGACGACGGTGTACGCCGGTGGGGAGTTCGTCGCGGCGGCGGCGGCCGTGCCGGCCGTCGGGGGACTGCTCGCCGGGGTGCTCCGACCGGTGCTGACGCTCGCTGCGCCGGCGACGTACGGGCTGCTCTGCTGTCACGCGGCCTGCGTGACGTTCCACCTGCCGGCTGTCGACGACGGGCTAGCTGGGTGA
- a CDS encoding DUF7097 family protein translates to MEKTPTGTSVGVDDPYEHATLCDHLTGEGTCRYAFEHPQHDPEFARERRADEFACPVVNDDAGPDWDWGDCPHFRATATNRECARCGLEAKPMQLDPDERPLLEEHHLSYADVGREVSHEITVYLCRWCHAKVHNSWARVTDDVNPDPEAIAAREERRSREQRELSFDTARERRSGDDEH, encoded by the coding sequence ATGGAGAAGACGCCGACGGGGACCTCCGTGGGGGTGGACGACCCGTACGAGCACGCCACCCTCTGTGACCACCTCACGGGCGAGGGCACCTGCCGGTACGCCTTCGAGCACCCGCAGCACGACCCGGAGTTCGCCCGGGAGCGTCGCGCGGACGAGTTCGCGTGTCCGGTCGTGAACGACGACGCGGGGCCGGACTGGGACTGGGGCGACTGTCCGCACTTCCGGGCCACGGCGACGAACCGGGAGTGCGCGCGCTGCGGACTGGAGGCCAAACCGATGCAGTTGGACCCGGACGAGCGGCCGCTCCTGGAGGAGCACCACCTCTCGTACGCCGACGTGGGCCGGGAGGTGAGCCACGAGATCACGGTGTACCTCTGCCGGTGGTGTCACGCGAAGGTGCACAACTCGTGGGCGCGGGTGACCGACGACGTGAACCCGGACCCGGAGGCAATCGCCGCACGGGAGGAGCGCCGGAGCAGAGAGCAGCGCGAGCTGTCGTTCGACACGGCGCGGGAGCGGCGGTCGGGGGACGACGAGCACTGA